From the genome of Eucalyptus grandis isolate ANBG69807.140 chromosome 2, ASM1654582v1, whole genome shotgun sequence, one region includes:
- the LOC104432994 gene encoding non-specific lipid-transfer protein 4.1 has translation MASRVRGCSCLVTLVLFLLSSMASLQEAVAAGECGKTPISTAAASLSPCLSAAGNAKAKVPPACCTKVGALITTAPKCLCAVLLSPLAKQAGINLGIAITIPKRCNIKKRPVGKKCGRYTLP, from the exons ATGGCTTCCAGAGTCAGAGGGTGCTCTTGTCTAGTCACCCTGGTCCTCTTCTTGCTCTCCTCAATGGCTTCTCTTCAGGAAGCCGTTGCGGCCGGAGAGTGTGGGAAAACGCCTATAAGCACCGCCGCGGCGAGCCTGAGCCCGTGCCTGAGCGCGGCTGGGAATGCAAAGGCCAAGGTGCCGCCGGCTTGTTGCACCAAAGTCGGCGCGCTCATCACGACCGCACCGAAATGCCTCTGCGCCGTTCTTCTGTCTCCTCTGGCCAAGCAGGCTGGCATCAACCTCGGAATCGCCATCACCATCCCCAAGAGGTGCAACATCAAGAAAAGACCCGTTGGAAAGAAGTGTGGAA GGTATACCCTTCCATGA